From Nymphalis io chromosome 29, ilAglIoxx1.1, whole genome shotgun sequence:
ccattttttataaacaatttaattgagtgatttagatttcaacatctgaagaaaatgctaatccagtaccatataaagacgctgaagtactattgataacgaaaacaaaaacaaacattgcaacggtttttgggtgtagttggaaaacaaaaatatattttaattaaaaacaattataattaatattaaaaagtaaaattgaataacctattttgttttaatgatatcctgaaaaatatttatctcccaaaacagggaatgcagttactatggcaacattatacgcacacattcaCAAACTATCTCTGTATCAGTCGCCGTTTCAAGGCCCCtcggtctatttgtttctctgtctacgcatCCGACATAAAAAGTGTgaactattattttatctatcgattttatcattaaaaaatgaataaaaccaAGAAAAGTGATGTGCAAATGCGAAAGCTACTACACATTATGAAGAGTGTACTTCACAAGAAATTGAATTTTTACAAcaattttgttgtttaatttttttatatttcactctcaacattttaatatgaataaatattgtaagGAGTCAGTCGAGTAGACTGGCAACACACGGGCACCGGGCCATTAAAGAACCCTCTTTTGCTCCTGAAGATTCGAACTCTAATTTCACCCGCCTAAGCTGTGTAATACTGGTATATTTCTCTATTAATGTTAAACAGTCATTTTCCGTTACTAATTTAATtcctttgtttctttatttaacttttaatttccgTTATTTTAGAATCCACTTCTGGTTCCTAAAATCAGAAGTGGGATTGGATCCACACATAGCCTCACCGTTTTGACTATCCTTTTTGTTTGTGCTTGTGTTTGCTGTTGCACGTAAGTACCCATATTTGTAATTCTTGACACGTATCGTGTTTTGCACCGGTGTTGCTTTTAATATGTCGAGTAGACCGCGACGACTTCGTTCTCGTAGCCGAACTCGCTATAATTCTTGTGACAAGTCTCGTGATAAACCCCGTTCACGAACAAGGTCACGTTCACCGGTGGTGCATAGGTCGCGTAGAAAGCGTCCTAAAACGGAAAAGCTACAACGCTCGTTAGACGTAATTTTTGCAAGATTAAACATGATTGAACAAAATGGCGGACGTATTGGTGTTACAAATACGGCATCTGTTACTGCTCAACCTTCAATTTctgaaactaaattaaattgtgCTCAATTGAATGATACGTCCGTGTGTGTAACTAATAGGAACCGCGAAACGTTACATAAAGTAGTAGGGCTCAATAGTGGCAATAAAAGTGACATGACAAATTCTGTGGGTGATTCTCATACCAAATGTACTCTAACGTTAGCCCAGGAATTGAAGACCGTTATTCCGCCTCGTTCTCACTATTACGTTTCAAATTTCGATCCCAGCCTTCACAAAATAAATTCATGATGTGAAGAAGTCCATCGCGCTCGAGATTGTAACGACTGGGGTGATCAAGAATGTTCAGCGCGTGTAGCCCAATGTCTTAAGAGTGATGCTAAAGTGTGGTTGAACGAGTGGGTAACAAATGACCGGTCTTGCTTAAACTTTAAACGGGAATTTATAACTCTTTGTCCCAGTAAACTTGACTTCGCTAATATATTAGCCGATGTTATTAATAGTTCgtcagataaatttattacatatgctGAATACGCTCGTCGATCTTTGTTACGGCTTCGTATAGTTTGAGGGTTAAGTAACAGAGGCTCAGGTACGAGCCGCAGCAGAAAATGCTAACCTTACTACTGATAGCTTAGTTTCTTTCCTATCGATTTATACCAAGCCTAACTAACAAGATAATCGTACGTCTTATAATAAACGCCAAGATAATGGTTCGGCTCATAATTCCGGTCAAACTTAATCTCAATCCAATAAGGTTAACTGCTTTAGCTGCGGTCGAACTGAGCGTAAAAGTTATCGTTGTACTAAGAAACCACAACAGGTTAAACTGGGGGAAAAATCAGAAACCGACTACAAAAATTTCAATACGAACACTTCTACCGTGTGTACCTTTTGTAAAAAGCCGGGTCATATAGAAAGTACTTGTTTTGCAAAAGAACGTTCTCAAAAACTGAAATACGCGTAACGTAAATCTTTGTACCAACTTTAACGACTCCTTAGTCAGCGCCTATAAAAGCAATGACATCACAACTGCAGTAGTTCAAGGAATACCAGTTGATGTCCTCATTGATATCGGTGCCATGAACACTTCAGTAATTTCCGAGGatgatttaaaacattttacttgaCTTCGACAATCTAGGCGTTTTGTTCTAAAAGGGCTTAGCGAGAAAGAAATAGTTTCAACTTCTTATGTTACTTTGACCATTGAATTTCCTGATAGTTCTATCGAAGCTAATTTTGTGGTAGTTCCTTCTTCTTGTATGGTTACTTCAATAATAGTAGGGACTGATATGATTAATCGTGATGGTGTAACCTATGTACGCACAAAGGATAAGCAGTACGTAACGCTATCAGAAACGAAAAAGCCCCTCGTGTGTTTAATTAGTACTTTGGCACTAACCCTGCAATTGATACACCCCTCACGGGCAAACATAAAGATTGTCTTTTATCCATAATCaactaattttaacattatttggtATCCGGCACTGCGAGTACCACTGTTTCTACAGGGGAAAAGCATATCAATTTGACAAGTGAAACGCCAGTGGTTTATCGTCCTTATAAACTCTAGTATCAGGAGAAACTATAGATGCGcgatattattaaagatttataagGGAGTCCCAGTCTGAATATTCCAGTCCAATGGACAAGTCGAACGCAATATGCGAACAGTTCTCAACATGGTAAGAATAGGAGTCAATCACAGATATGCGGCATGGACGGAGACTATGTGGAAGATGCAACTGATGCTTGAACATCACAAAACAGAAGACCACCAGAATCTTCAGCCCTGAATCTTCTTGTTGGTACTAACGCAATCACACCTGTAATTCGGTCACTGATTCACGACATAGCTCTACAATGAAACTGAACCCAGGCATGCGTGGGCCTTACCGTGTTCTTAAGACACTGCCTAGTGGACGTTACGAACTCAAGTTGCTAAGCGGTGCGTTTGGTAAAACGACTCTAGCAGCGGCCTAGTATATGGTATCTTGGCGGGGAGAATGGTGTCCTGAGACGTGTGCAGCATTCTTTGAAAGTGAGTAGTTGGCAGCTTTTATTGCTTGTTTGCTTCAGTTGGACTGAAATACTATGTGTTTAACCGTTTTTATTTGACCCGATGTAGATGGTACTGGGTCTATTTTATCTGGTGACTCGATGTAGACGCTACTGAGTCTGCCGTTTCATGATCAGATGTAGATGTTCCTGGATCAATTCGACACACTGAGGCAAGATAATCCTGGTAAGGCTTGTGGCAGTGTGTAGATAAATCTATCCATATGGTTCAGTATTTCTGTGTTCTAAACGCGTGTAACACACTGTACACATTACGTTTTCATTCGTAGCTGATGATGAATGTTATATCGAGTGAATCACTTGAaaagataaatacaaattgttgaTTGCGAGATGAAAGCCTGAGTAGCTGACGATACTGGTAACGATAAAGGCTCATAACTTGTTTATACATTCCAGGTGAAACTACTGGTCAACTGACTCTTAATGTTCAAGATGCTTCGCCACCGTCAGCAGGGCAGCGGAACGAATGCGGTCGAGAACAACGCCCTGTCAGAAAAGGCCGTGTAAGGAGTCAGTCGAGAAGACTGGCAACACACGGGCACCGAGCTATAAAAGAACTCCTCTCGCCATGATGGGCCTCTTTTTGCTACTGAAGATTGGAACTCTAATTTCACCCGCCTAAGCTGTGTAATAGTGGTATATttctctattaatattaaacagacATTTTCCGTTACTAATtccgtttaattaaattataattcctttgtttctttatttaacttttcatttccgttattttaaaatccacTTCTgattcctaaaaatattattaaaatgaaattttaattaaaagtagtaCAAGGCAATACATGTTATAAAATGTCATGTGTCACATGAGTTGTCatagatacatatatttctaattttctaCCTatctatatagataatataatacacaccagaaaagagaaaaaaaaaatagataaaaaatatatatatataatactcctttgatataaaatattttatctgtattaacTTAGATACAATACAACTAAACACAAAGATTCTGAATGtattgaaataacaaaattttgtgATAAGCTAGTAATATCTTGATGTGAtaaagagatatatatataatgtgtgttGATTCTTTACAAAGTAATGCTGTGATATCAATTTTGTAGGTTTtttcagaatattatttataaaattagcttAATTAAAATGACTGTATTAGAAAAAGAATGGTTTATTCAAGCTCCATGGGGTCGTTTGTGCAGTAagtatttcaatttgttttaagaGTTATAAGTTACCTGTTTTGTTAAGcttagaaaaaaacaaatttattttcctCATAATTGGAATTTGAACTTCAAACTTTtcgttttcaaatttaaaatgaatagtaTATTCTTCAATCATTCCTgggttaaaatattgtaaatcaaatggaatcaatttaaaaatttgaaattagtAATCACAAGATAACTTTggaaaaacttaaatttttgttattgaagactgcaaaacttttatattttgcagcaaaattttaaattatacttaaaataaatatgacaagaGTCTAAGATGACTAATCCAATTTtcacattgataataatttattgagaaaaaacaCAGCCTTACACATAAAcaaagagtttttatataactaagtaaaaataatactattataatataaaaactaggtACATGACATATGGTAGGCTAATTATAGTTGAtactcaaaaataataatatcttgggacatttttcacacacggccatctgatcccaaattaagcttgtacagagcttgtgctatagaaaccagacaacttcaatactacatatactatttttcttttgtaaatacatactgatATAGATAttccagactcgggacaaacagacatgttcatgcacacaatctATATATCAATATCtgacctgggtgggaatcgaacccacaatcatcggcatgaaaggcaagcatccaccaatcgACTCGTtgtcaaaaaataatactatcgaCTTCCAAATTAGGCAAACAGTGAaagtcttaatatattttattttaaatcagcggcaaattatgaataatgtaaaaatgtGTTTTAGTAGGTAGGGAAGAGAAGTTTAATGTAACGTCTTGGTGGTATGACTTTATGCAGACCTGTTTGGATAGGAAAAACCCACTCGTCATTTTATCTACGAACAGCACCACTTGTTGCTGTGTTCTGATTCATAGTTTCATCTTGTTCCCAAGGTTTTCCAGTGCATTAGCAATGTGAGTTTAGTATTAGCGGTAGTGGTGATCATTTAGCATCAAGTAGcacatttgccagtctgcttatctatattaaatttaaaaaaattgtttttacagtAGTTGCATGGGGCGACTGCTATGATCCACCAGTTCTAGTCTGTCCTGGGTCGAAAGACACCGTCATCAGCTTCAGGCCTCTCATTGAAATGTTACCgaagaatttttattatattggtaaGAATTTTATTGATAGCAGAACCACAAAATTATTCCAAAATAATCCAATTTTAtgcaaacattatataatattatctattctAATACTGTCTGTTGGTTGTGCTTGCTAAACTACTGAAcggaatttgatgaaatttggtatgaagcataCTCAAAGTCTAAAGAAGGACATGTGCTACTTTTTTTTACACCGCACCCCAAACACAAGTAAATTCTCAGATGAAaactagttatttaaaatttatttttttatgtacctaATAATATTCCTTATCTTAAGCTATAATTTTGAGTctacattaaagtttttttttttgtgttcagGTCTTGACCTGCCAGGCTCTGGTAGATCAGATCACATGCCGCACGGTCTTATGATCAGCATGTATGACCTTCTGTATAGCATCCAAGTCGTCGTGAAACATTTCAGATGGGAGAGTTTTATTTACTTAGGGCATTCTATGGGTTGCACTTTAGGTGagatgtttttacaaaaaaaaaagttgttataaAAGATATGCCCCATCAAcatgtttcaataataaaatttattttcaggtAAGCTATACGACCTATCATATCCCGGGAAGATCAGTAAGGCTATTGATCTGGACCCAGTCACGTTAGGTGTTGTGTTTCCCGTGGAGTTATTTCCAATATGGTAaagtacttataaattatatcaaaatttcgGTGTGTAGAAGTAAGGAGTATATTCTTGTATAAAAAGTGGCCCccaaaaaatgaataaaaggtaaataataCTGCTGGAGTTAAAGGTACTTTTGAAGGAACTTCCTGATGCTCTGTAGAGTAAAACGGAAATAGAGAGAGAAAGCTAGACATACCTTCAAAATGCTcttttttaaaactgtttagCTAATCAATTCTAAATTCCaattaataaatgcataaataaataaatgcatcaTCACTTTCCATAAGGTGTGTTAACAGTCAAGCGCtggcttatatttaaaaaaaaatatgcataaatGTTAATTACAGAATCCTGCCTTTCAGAACCCTAATTACATAAATTTCGGTAGACAATCGGGTTGACCATATGAGATACTCCTTACTTATACACTCCatagataaaaaagtatattatacaggttatttgaaaaaaaaaacctcaggATTTCCATAACCAGAGTACCGCACGAGAGACATAGATTTTTCCATAAAAGACTTAACTTTTTGGTATACCCTCTAAAACACTgtgaatgaaattatatttattgtatataaaactaaaacagcTGTCAGAACTATTATGAACACTGGTGACCACTAAAACCAGGTGGTCAATATGTCCGTTTACCAATTTTTCCTGCATATGCTCTGAGGACGGTAACCGAAAGGAACTCAACCGCGATACGCCAGTGGTAGTTTCAGATAAAATATTGAGACAGATAAAAGTCTAGAATAGAGAGATAAAAATATAGCCATAAAGATAAAAATGGGACGCTTAGTCTAAGATTaggtttttaaaagtattaaaaaaaacatattgtcaTTTTTACAGTGCATTaaaatactgttattttttttatttttaggtacgaaacgtcattaattaaatattttaacgattataaaaagtttaactCAACAACAGAAGAAAAACCAACTTATAACGAAGAAAtggtaatacatttatttatatatggtttAAAAAAGCCTTACTactattaatatacatacatatggtAGATACTatcaactcatcagatattcaactgctaaacagcagtactcagtgtagttgtgatccggtttgaagggtgagtgacattgtaactacaggcacaagggacataacatcttcccaagattaatatttcttacatgccattatctatatatatacaggccggtggtgaccactttatATCAGGCGGTTCATTTGCCTGTCCACCTGTaccataataaagttaaaaattgaaaacatttagACATGACACAAAAAACTAGAGAATTACTACAAGAATATTACTGAAAACCagtaatatactataatactataatttgaACTTCatatcgataaaatataaatacagtttatattattaagcagGCACGATGATAGTGCGATTTAAAAtactactaacgccatctattggtgaatactacaaaatataatatatatattggtgaataataaaatacatgaaaCATATATTTCACCAATAGATGGCGTTTGAAACATATATTCcaagaaataagtaaataaataataaaaataaaacaaaataatacgttGTGTCATTAACAAAGAGCTTTAATGTTTTggtaaataatgattatgttcAAATTTAGACCAATaacatatattgaaattattgttttcGTTTTATTCTTGATTTATAAAGATAGATATTGCTATATCAGCGACGGTGACTGATCACCATTATCAGAGCCAACCAATGTAAGATGAAAgataaacaatacataaatttacacattccatgcgatttattgattaatattttatataattttttatcatacaattttgccgtaatatttcatttgccgttttttttttttttttgggaatccataatgaatactaatgatattctaccgcaaaacagcagtacttggtatcgttgtattccggtttgaagggtgattgagccaatgtaattacaggcacaagggacgtaacatctcagttcccaaggttggtggcgcattggtgatgtaagcgatggttaacatttcttacaatgccaatgtctatgggcgttggtgagcacttaccatcaggtggcccatatgctcgtccgcattcctattctataaaaaaaaaaatctagaccaatgatatcgcggcAATTTAAGGTCAAAACTGTTTATTCGTCTTTACTCCTTTTGTAGTCGgctgtatgtatgtttattatataatgttttacagATTGTATCGAAAATGATGAAACGTCGCGGAATAAGTAAAGAATTAGCTAGAGATATAATATCTAGATTATCAGAGCCGGCGGGAAATGGTCTTATCaggtaaaaaatattctaatttttaataaatacgatgtatgtatgtttgtcctgtatGCGTTCCTAATATATgtatccgattgtgatgaaatttggtGTGAATTAAGCTTAAACCCTTAGGAAGGATATAGACTAATTTTTTATGCCTATTAATTGCCCTCACCCTAAACCCGAGCGAATCCGAAGGTGAAAACTACTTCATTGAAATGATACTTTGTCAcatgttaatttaaaagaaactacGGTTAGAAAACTAAGAGATTAATGACTTGTTTACCTAAAACGGCGCACACGTACGCCAtattttcgcgaatccatagagaatataattattcaagatGCGAATGGTGTCGCGTCATTTGTCTTTACTCATTTGTTCCCCTCTGGATATGTCAACTCTGGTCGGATCGCTTTGCCTGCAAAATTTGTTTACAAACATCAAATAAAAACGACTATAATAGCCGAAAGGCATTTTAAAACAAACCTGAGGCTTATTGttgcaaacaaaaaatatagttcTAAGTAAAgctaatagatggcgctaaaatattttttttttaatttcagatatACCTTCGATGAACGAGTTAACTTTCCCGTTCATTCACCATTCCCGCCTGAACATCTACTGAAGCTCTTGAAATCtttaaagacaccaacattgaCAATAATAACTGAAGATTCTGTTAATGCAAGACATTTTACAAAGACGCCATTTTTATTGGACGAATCGTTGTTATCTGATAACTATAGAGTGAAGTTAGTCACAGGATGCCATGATGTTCATATCGCTGAACCGGGGAAAGTTGCATCGTTTGTGGGTCAGTTTCTCTTACACGGGTTAAATGGTTTGGATAATAAGGCGAAGTTGTGATGTTTCTGAAACTGGTTTGGTTGTTTTTATATGGGAAATatgatgtattatatttttgtaaaatgtacaattttttattaaaatttgttttatttttaaatctcgttctcaatcatataaataataataatactttatttcagattaaacaatccatattaaattaaaattaacattaaattcaaataaaattaaaaataataacaaataaattaaaataaataattaaaattaaaacaatttttttttaattaaaaacctgatggtaagtcgtcaccatCGCCGACAGAGGCTGTTGAAttttggcgctgtaagaaatatactactactgtaagaaatatataactgtcgttaatgcgccaccaccccTGTGAACTAAGATTATGTCCTtcgtgcctgttacactggctcactgaccatTCATAGTTCAAATAATAAGTAtcactgtttggtggtagaatatatgactgGATGGCAACTGCCTAGGTGGGTTTGTCCACAGCCCAACCAACTTATGcagttagataaataaaaaaataaacatgttttcacttcatataaaacaatagtgtagaaaaaaatgatttaaattatctaacatcatcaattatttgtttcataatgaatactatttttataagccACTCCTACACTGttgtatctaaaaaatatatattatatatttatctattatgtgaaaaagtataaaacatatttcactgacacataaaaaatacattgttcttaaagtatatttatttaaataagattatatttataataacaacacTAATATTATCTTGATCTAGCAACCCTGATCGTTAAGTTTCCTTTTCATACATATCATTGAACAGAGTCAACATTAATGGAGCACTTGTGTTGACCGAGTTggttttcaattgttttatttcatcctccaataacattactttatttttcaaaGTATTACACGACCGTTGACTTGACCGTAACCGCTGCAACAGAGCTTTGCAGATTTCTCtctattttagaaatattttagctAATTTACCGTCTAATGTTGTTACACTGGATGGTGATTTTACTATGAAAATTGGCCTTTTTGACGGTCTTATGTTTTTCAATGCtgacttttttcattttataattgttattatgtgATCGGGATCAGGTAAACTGCTTCTGTCAGGTGAAGTACTGAATGTGCATTCCGTTGATGTTTCCTTTAAGAGAAAAAAGGTATTTATTACACAGcccaaataaaattatgttctaAGAAAACTAATTACGTAAAGCGCtaacacaattattttatctctcaatattgattttttatatgtatatgatgttttatatgtattagtTCCTAgtagaaacataatatattggGTAGTTCGAtgcatttgtttaatatattagcaAACTAATTTTTGCCTGCATTTTGGGTACAGgtaggtataataaaatatcttttcttGGAGTTCAACCTTGTTTTATACTAAATttgatcaaaatcggttcagtagtttactCATTAAAGTTTCACCAACAGACATAATTACTATTACATTTATACTCCATACATATCAATGTACCTAActcatataattatgttaaaaactcCAGTACCTTTTCCATATTCCGATAAAAACATATAGGAATTGCATCTTTATGTAAAGTGCTTCTTTTTCTCCCCTCAATGAAATATTCTCGTAGGAAATGCTTTAAGCAGATCCGTGAATGCTGGGTCGGCTTCCAATTTTCTCTCTGTACTACTTTCAACCATTGTTTCTTATGTTATTGTTTGAGGAAAtctgcaaaatataatataattttttttttttttttatagaaaaggaaggcggacgagcatatgggccacctgatggtaagtggtcaccaacgctcttagacattggcattgtaagaaatgtcaaccatcgcttacatatccaatgcgccaccaaccttgggaactaagattttatgtcccttgtgcctgtaattacactggctcactcacccttcaaaccggaacacaacaatatcaagtattgctgttttgcggtagaatatctgatgagtgggtggtacctacccagacgagcttgcacaaagccctaccaccagtaaaattatagaTTGTTTAACAGTTTTCgtaaaaaaacacttataaagcttaaattttctatatttaatgttatagtattatataatgtgGCATATCAAAGAGCattattgtgattttatttatctatatttaaataaataatgaataaatgaattatagaaggtggattaccagggtggcggcgaaaatgacgatacgttatataagaaaactcttgtaatgctcgttacaacggttacaataccaatgcccgatatatttaaactggcggtatttatacaaaaacatcttgacctaatttaatactaaatttacaaacttaaaagataatattaaacattgtttatcttaattattctaatgattatttacggacaaatattatttaataatacaggattatgtaacattaaatattaaagattaatatattacaccggaagttgataagcagcagataacctagccagatcagtaaaataagattctagtagcttaatccttacattatacataataaaacaaatttattatagcattgattaatcgacataatttgagaaaatataaataaacaataatcactatttattaattgcgccggaagctgacaagcagaaggcgccattaataaatagaataatatataataaaatgttccaagtataaacaaatatgaatcaactatttatttgattatgaaattacttattaaatttttaaacagaagttttaatctatacttataaataatcatcaagatgtacccgaactagccgtatatgtaggaccggaagtattaattgataacattatACTTTTTCGTATTGAAaaccattaaaatttaaatatttttattacaactttTCATTAATGCAacaaattatatagtataatttattacttgattaaaatcattatttttatatatataacaacaacgACCACtgaaaataacataaaagtaatattaattacgcATGAAAAGATACTCCACTTCCAGGATAATTTTTACTCTTACAACTACGAATACAGCACGCAATAAccatattgaattatattatatatttttgttttgataaagattttttttccccttttctggcgtgtatctacgctatttgagcaaaaaatattctgccaatgtcacgtataaaatagatttgATAAAGATTTATTCAGTATGTAttctattattgaaataatttaaatatcaatcctttttaaattacattaaacatttaattacacTAATGGCAACAAACaaaagttgtatatatattttataattgtttattatatatgtatttttatttatacaaatttttttggtaatttccaataaaaaaatattattaaaataaaaaataaaactttccgGTTGTCCAGAAAACTACCGTTTTTCATTATCCAATTACCCTGTctacaaatataatgtttagATTTTGGGGTTAAACTAGGTAATGAAATCTTGGCAGCCCCGAGTACGTACTTGTCAAAACTTTTGCCGGTAGTCAATAGTAGTGGACCAATACTCAATAATCATtcgatatcaaaaatatttttaaatattcggtaaatatttttgaataaattagaaaatacaCTAAAATCAAGATCAAGCAAACCAATAAGTGCTAGAattcaaaatatgttattaattgtgtattaataaGTTTTCTTTTACGTTACAACTTGATTTAAGACATAATTAAagctaaattacaaaaatattgagaATTAATAGGTAGGTATTAATACGTATCTTAGTACATTTgtcactataatatttaatttttattatttgttgataaTAATGATGAAGACCAAACAATCAATATATCGATATTCGTTTTTCAAAATCGAATGATTATTGACATCTTGCAATGTCGATGTATTGTACATatcaagtaaaaaatattttttccaattaGACTTAgagctattttaaaaaaagtaaataatacattatatagataaatctaatttaagaagaaaatgttgaaaatattgaatttattaataaaataaaagaaaaaatccgTTGAGGTAAGTGGTATTCATCTTTATCCTATCAGCTGTTCGTT
This genomic window contains:
- the LOC126779615 gene encoding serine hydrolase-like protein 2 → MTVLEKEWFIQAPWGRLCIVAWGDCYDPPVLVCPGSKDTVISFRPLIEMLPKNFYYIGLDLPGSGRSDHMPHGLMISMYDLLYSIQVVVKHFRWESFIYLGHSMGCTLGKLYDLSYPGKISKAIDLDPVTLGVVFPVELFPIWYETSLIKYFNDYKKFNSTTEEKPTYNEEMIVSKMMKRRGISKELARDIISRLSEPAGNGLIRYTFDERVNFPVHSPFPPEHLLKLLKSLKTPTLTIITEDSVNARHFTKTPFLLDESLLSDNYRVKLVTGCHDVHIAEPGKVASFVGQFLLHGLNGLDNKAKL